The Acomys russatus chromosome 3, mAcoRus1.1, whole genome shotgun sequence genome has a window encoding:
- the Cks2 gene encoding cyclin-dependent kinases regulatory subunit 2, with translation MAHKQIYYSDKYFDEHYEYRHVMLPRELSKQVPKTHLMSEEEWRRLGVQQSLGWVHYMIHEPEPHILLFRRPLPKEQQK, from the exons ATGGCCCACAAGCAGATATACTACTCCGACAAGTACTTCGACGAGCACTACGAGTACCG ACATGTCATGTTACCCAGAGAACTCTCTAAACAAGTACCAAAAACTCATCTTATGTCCGAAGAGGAGTGGAGGAGACTTGGTGTCCAGCAGAGTCTAGGATGGGTTCATTACATGATTCACGAGCCAG AGCCGCATATTCTTCTTTTTAGACGACCTCttccaaaagaacaacaaaaatga